The Streptomyces sp. P9-A4 genome contains a region encoding:
- a CDS encoding FtsX-like permease family protein, with the protein MRTPAALRLARSSLSAHRRRFLGTFAAVLLGVAFLTGTLVMGDTLRASFDSLFTGATRGTDAVVRSAVTVTAPGEAQGARGPVDAALAERLARVPGVAAAAPRIEGAGQLLAADGTPVGGKGPPTLAGNWIDDPALNPYKLAEGRAPSATGEIVVNRGAAKTAGLGLGDTTVLRTPDPVKVTVVGLATFGGADGMGQVTWAGLTRADAEKYLTARPGEATSIAVRAGPGVSQEELVTALAPVLPDGVEAITGQRAAEENTEMVSGRFLSLFTTFLLVFSGVAVLVSVFTIHNTFAVLVAQRTRENALLRALGAARRQVVTGTLVEALAIGLLASLGGLLAGVGVAAGLQALFPAVGFPFPEGDLVVSGTSLVLPLAVGLAVCAGSALLPAVRAGRTAPLAALRETQVDTSGTSRARVLTGGALLGVAVGTVLTGVLGTPSLWLAATGAALAVAAFVVLGPVAASVALRVLGRPLRGANRGLARRNALRSPGRTAATATALMIGVAVVTLFTVFGASLKATMDDTVDRSFAGDVAISGASFGAGGAGLSPGLAPAVAALPEVDTAVGLGRGVADVDGRGRALTVTDPAALARTLDLGAVRGSLTGLGADGLAVAADEAASSGLTPGRTAVLTFTDGTRRTFTVRAVYERSDLAGDYLVTREAWAPHRTQDADRLVAVSFADGVTAERGKAAVTQVADRYGRPEVQTRQEYAESSAGGIDMMLTLVYALLALAVLIALLGIANTLTLSVHERTRELGLLRAVGQTRAQLRAMVRWESVLVAAFGTLGGLTLGGFLGWVLVRASEGSGDSAFVFALPVVRLVAVALVGLLAGAVAAWRPARRAARLEILRAIATE; encoded by the coding sequence ATGAGAACCCCCGCCGCCCTCCGCCTCGCCCGTTCCTCCCTCAGCGCTCACCGGCGCCGTTTCCTCGGCACCTTCGCCGCGGTGCTCCTCGGGGTCGCCTTCCTCACCGGCACCCTCGTCATGGGCGACACCCTGCGCGCGAGCTTCGACTCGCTGTTCACCGGCGCCACCCGTGGCACCGACGCCGTCGTCCGCAGCGCCGTCACCGTGACCGCCCCGGGCGAGGCGCAGGGCGCCCGGGGCCCCGTCGACGCGGCGCTCGCCGAGCGCCTCGCGCGCGTGCCCGGGGTCGCGGCCGCCGCGCCCCGGATCGAGGGCGCGGGCCAGCTCCTGGCCGCCGACGGCACCCCCGTCGGCGGCAAGGGCCCGCCCACCCTCGCCGGGAACTGGATCGACGACCCGGCCCTCAACCCGTACAAGCTCGCCGAAGGCCGTGCCCCGAGCGCCACCGGCGAGATCGTCGTCAACCGGGGCGCCGCCAAGACGGCCGGTCTCGGGCTGGGCGACACGACGGTGCTGCGCACCCCCGACCCCGTGAAGGTCACCGTCGTCGGTCTGGCCACCTTCGGCGGCGCCGACGGCATGGGCCAGGTCACCTGGGCCGGCCTCACCCGCGCCGACGCGGAGAAGTACCTGACCGCGCGCCCCGGCGAGGCGACGAGCATCGCCGTACGCGCCGGGCCCGGCGTCTCCCAGGAGGAACTGGTCACCGCCCTGGCGCCCGTCCTGCCCGACGGGGTCGAGGCGATCACCGGGCAGCGGGCCGCCGAGGAGAACACGGAGATGGTCTCCGGCCGCTTCCTCAGCCTCTTCACCACCTTCCTGCTGGTGTTCAGCGGGGTCGCGGTGCTCGTCTCGGTCTTCACCATCCACAACACCTTCGCCGTCCTCGTCGCCCAGCGGACCCGTGAGAACGCCCTGCTGCGCGCGCTCGGCGCCGCCCGCCGTCAGGTCGTCACCGGCACCCTCGTCGAGGCGCTGGCCATCGGTCTGCTCGCCTCGCTCGGCGGTCTGCTCGCCGGGGTCGGCGTCGCCGCCGGACTCCAGGCGCTCTTCCCTGCCGTCGGATTCCCCTTCCCCGAGGGCGACCTCGTCGTGTCCGGCACCTCCCTGGTGCTCCCGCTCGCCGTCGGACTCGCGGTCTGCGCCGGCTCGGCGCTGCTCCCCGCCGTACGGGCCGGTCGTACGGCCCCGCTCGCCGCGCTCCGCGAGACGCAGGTCGACACCTCGGGCACCTCACGCGCGCGCGTGCTGACCGGCGGCGCCCTGCTCGGCGTGGCGGTCGGCACGGTCCTCACCGGAGTGCTCGGCACGCCCTCGCTCTGGCTCGCCGCCACCGGCGCCGCGCTCGCCGTCGCCGCCTTCGTGGTCCTCGGACCGGTCGCCGCCTCGGTCGCACTCCGGGTCCTCGGCCGCCCGCTGCGCGGGGCCAACCGGGGCCTCGCCCGCCGCAACGCGCTGCGCAGCCCCGGGCGTACGGCCGCCACGGCCACCGCCCTGATGATCGGGGTCGCCGTGGTCACCCTCTTCACCGTCTTCGGCGCCTCCCTCAAGGCGACGATGGACGACACGGTCGACCGTTCCTTCGCGGGCGACGTGGCCATCAGCGGGGCCTCGTTCGGTGCGGGCGGCGCCGGGCTCAGCCCGGGTCTCGCGCCCGCCGTCGCCGCCCTGCCCGAGGTGGACACGGCCGTCGGCCTGGGACGCGGAGTGGCCGACGTCGACGGCCGGGGCCGGGCCCTGACCGTCACCGACCCGGCCGCGCTCGCCCGCACCCTCGATCTGGGGGCGGTACGGGGATCCCTCACCGGCCTGGGCGCGGACGGCCTGGCCGTCGCCGCCGACGAGGCCGCCTCGTCCGGTCTGACGCCCGGCCGGACGGCCGTGCTGACGTTCACCGACGGCACCCGGCGCACCTTCACCGTCCGGGCGGTCTACGAACGCTCCGACCTGGCGGGCGACTACCTGGTCACCCGGGAGGCGTGGGCACCGCACCGCACACAGGACGCCGACCGGCTGGTCGCCGTCTCCTTCGCGGACGGCGTCACCGCCGAACGGGGCAAGGCGGCGGTGACGCAGGTAGCCGACCGGTACGGCCGGCCCGAGGTGCAGACCAGGCAGGAGTACGCGGAGTCCTCCGCGGGCGGCATCGACATGATGCTCACCCTCGTCTACGCGCTCCTCGCGCTCGCCGTCCTGATCGCGCTGCTCGGCATCGCGAACACGCTGACCCTGTCCGTCCACGAACGCACCCGGGAACTCGGCCTGTTGCGGGCCGTCGGACAGACCCGGGCGCAGCTGCGGGCCATGGTCCGGTGGGAGTCGGTCCTGGTGGCCGCGTTCGGCACGCTCGGCGGGCTGACGCTGGGCGGCTTCCTGGGGTGGGTGCTCGTCCGCGCCTCCGAGGGCTCGGGCGACAGCGCGTTCGTCTTCGCCCTGCCCGTCGTGCGGCTGGTGGCCGTGGCGCTGGTCGGGCTGCTCGCCGGGGCCGTGGCGGCATGGCGTCCGGCGCGCCGGGCGGCCCGGCTGGAGATCCTCCGGGCGATCGCCACGGAGTGA
- a CDS encoding ABC transporter ATP-binding protein has translation MTTPRTPSPYPPAPQPPAGSVSRTTPAGPVAVRVVDAVKVYGRGDTEVRALDGVSVDFPVGRFTAVMGPSGSGKSTLMHCAAGLDTLTSGAALLGDTDLSALDDRRLTLLRRDRIGFVFQAFNLLPTLTVAENITLPLDLAGRTVDRERFDRLVDTVGLRDRLHHRPSELSGGQQQRVAVARAFAGDPDVVFADEPTGNLDSRSGEEVLRLLGRTVRETGRTVVMVTHDPVAAAHADEVIFLADGRLVDRMTAPTADRVLDRMKAFEGGPTPATGHRPAEPGATAPAPLTTGGVAP, from the coding sequence ATGACCACGCCCCGCACACCGTCCCCGTACCCGCCCGCCCCGCAGCCCCCGGCCGGGTCCGTCTCTCGGACGACTCCTGCCGGGCCCGTGGCCGTGCGCGTCGTCGACGCCGTCAAGGTCTACGGGCGCGGCGACACCGAGGTCCGGGCTCTCGACGGGGTGAGCGTCGACTTCCCCGTCGGCCGTTTCACCGCCGTCATGGGCCCCTCGGGCTCCGGCAAGTCCACCCTCATGCACTGCGCCGCCGGGCTCGACACCCTCACCTCCGGCGCCGCCCTCCTTGGCGACACCGACCTCTCCGCGCTCGACGACCGCCGTCTCACCCTGCTGCGGCGGGACCGGATCGGCTTCGTCTTCCAGGCGTTCAACCTGCTGCCGACGCTCACCGTCGCCGAGAACATCACCCTCCCGCTCGACCTCGCGGGACGCACCGTGGACCGCGAGCGGTTCGACCGGCTCGTCGACACCGTGGGCCTGCGCGACCGGCTCCACCACCGGCCGAGCGAGCTGTCCGGCGGGCAGCAGCAGCGGGTGGCCGTCGCCCGGGCCTTCGCCGGCGACCCCGACGTCGTCTTCGCCGACGAGCCCACCGGCAACCTCGACTCGCGCTCCGGCGAGGAGGTGCTGCGGCTGCTCGGCCGTACGGTACGGGAGACCGGCCGTACGGTCGTCATGGTCACCCACGACCCGGTCGCCGCCGCCCACGCCGACGAGGTGATCTTCCTCGCGGACGGCCGGCTCGTCGACCGCATGACGGCCCCGACGGCCGACCGCGTACTCGACCGTATGAAGGCCTTCGAGGGCGGGCCGACACCCGCGACGGGTCACCGGCCCGCGGAACCCGGGGCCACGGCTCCCGCGCCCCTCACGACCGGGGGAGTGGCGCCATGA
- a CDS encoding SHOCT domain-containing protein, whose amino-acid sequence MNTLAYAGPGPWALLFPLVWAVAIVGIVTVARRAGWRRGRRGHGPYGGFDRDGSLGRDGGPDENSPIALLGHRFAAGEIDEDEYWRRLTVLEEQFGRTTDPKGRRA is encoded by the coding sequence ATGAACACACTCGCCTACGCGGGCCCCGGCCCGTGGGCCCTGCTCTTCCCCCTCGTCTGGGCCGTCGCGATCGTCGGGATCGTCACCGTCGCCCGGCGCGCCGGATGGCGGCGCGGCCGACGCGGCCACGGCCCCTACGGCGGCTTCGACCGCGACGGATCCCTCGGCCGTGACGGTGGTCCGGACGAGAACTCGCCGATCGCCCTGCTCGGCCACCGGTTCGCGGCCGGCGAGATCGACGAGGACGAGTACTGGCGCCGGCTGACCGTCCTCGAGGAGCAGTTCGGCCGCACCACGGACCCCAAGGGGCGTCGGGCATGA
- a CDS encoding class I SAM-dependent methyltransferase, which produces MTTQSDLPPRLGSLTFHGPLSEARAARLIERLAGTGPADVLDIGCGWGELLLRVLDAAPTAKGVGIDINAEDLARGRKLAEARGLADRVEFVEESALGTERGPVDAILCLGSSQALCDPEVHDPAAALRELRRLVRPGGRVVLGEGFWEHAPTDAELAAMWPGAHSGDHLSLGALVDLAIEAGFRPAWIETASQDEWEEFESGYRHDTEVWLAAHPDHPLAAETRERVDRQRSTWVNGYRGVLGIAYLTLVAVA; this is translated from the coding sequence GTGACCACCCAAAGTGATCTTCCTCCGCGCCTCGGCAGTCTCACCTTCCACGGCCCGCTCTCCGAGGCCCGTGCCGCGCGCCTCATCGAGCGCCTCGCCGGCACCGGGCCCGCCGATGTGCTCGACATCGGCTGCGGCTGGGGCGAGTTGCTCCTGCGCGTCCTGGACGCCGCGCCCACCGCCAAGGGCGTCGGCATCGACATCAACGCCGAGGACCTGGCCCGTGGCCGCAAGCTCGCCGAGGCGCGCGGGCTCGCCGACCGGGTCGAGTTCGTCGAGGAGTCGGCGCTCGGCACCGAGCGCGGCCCCGTCGACGCGATCCTCTGCCTCGGGTCCAGCCAGGCGCTCTGCGACCCCGAGGTGCACGACCCCGCCGCCGCCCTGCGCGAACTGCGCCGTCTCGTCCGCCCCGGGGGCCGGGTCGTGCTCGGCGAGGGCTTTTGGGAGCACGCCCCCACCGACGCCGAGCTGGCCGCCATGTGGCCCGGCGCGCACAGCGGCGACCACCTGAGCCTGGGCGCCCTCGTCGACCTCGCGATCGAGGCGGGCTTCCGCCCCGCGTGGATCGAGACCGCGAGCCAGGACGAGTGGGAGGAGTTCGAGTCGGGCTACCGCCACGACACCGAGGTCTGGCTCGCCGCCCACCCCGACCACCCGCTCGCCGCCGAGACCCGCGAGCGCGTCGACCGGCAGCGCTCGACCTGGGTCAACGGCTACCGGGGCGTCCTCGGCATCGCGTACCTCACGCTGGTCGCCGTGGCCTGA
- a CDS encoding SRPBCC family protein, translating to MYSTRVSRHVDAPPSAVYRALLDPEAVARWRVPYGMTCEVHDFDAREGGVFRVSLTYGAEEGGTGKSGARTDTYHGRFVELLPDERVVEVTEFETDDPGLRSPMTLTTTLIPMEGGTEVILVHEGVPDGVPAADNETGTRMALDRLAALAEGRPEV from the coding sequence GTGTACAGCACTCGCGTCTCCCGCCATGTCGACGCCCCGCCCTCGGCCGTGTACCGGGCCCTCCTCGATCCGGAGGCCGTCGCACGCTGGCGGGTGCCGTACGGAATGACCTGCGAGGTACACGACTTCGACGCACGCGAGGGGGGTGTCTTCCGGGTCTCCCTGACGTACGGGGCAGAGGAGGGCGGAACCGGCAAGTCGGGGGCCCGCACGGACACGTACCACGGGCGCTTCGTGGAGCTGCTGCCGGACGAACGGGTGGTCGAGGTCACCGAGTTCGAGACGGACGACCCCGGACTGCGGAGCCCGATGACCCTTACGACCACGCTGATCCCGATGGAGGGCGGGACCGAGGTGATCCTCGTCCACGAGGGCGTTCCCGACGGGGTCCCCGCCGCCGACAACGAGACGGGCACCCGCATGGCACTCGACCGCCTGGCCGCGCTGGCGGAGGGCCGGCCGGAGGTGTAG
- a CDS encoding ROK family protein: MNGKATTTRTRLDRGRNALGPALELVHTGRAPTRAVLTAELGVTRATAGAVAAELEALGLIRVDSNPGAAAGSQGRPSHRLAVDEKGPVALAAQVHADGFRAALVGLGGTIVATAPGCVTVSADPAQVLGAVVDAGAALLRESGRRCVGAGLAAPSAVAEPEGTALNPLHLAWPAGAQVRQIFAERVRAAGIEGPAFTGNDVNLAALAEHRHGAGRGARDLLCVATGHRGVGGALVLDGRLHTGSAGLALEVGHLTVNPEGRPCHCGSRGCLDVETDPLAFLTVAGRTPGPEVSLLQQSRDLLRTSPDDPGVRVAVGELIDRLGLGLAGLVNILNPDRIILGGLHRELLDADPERLRAVVADRSLWGRSGGVPILPCTLDHNSLVGAAELAWQPVLDDPLAALSREAV; this comes from the coding sequence ATGAACGGCAAGGCGACGACGACCCGGACACGGCTGGACAGGGGGCGCAACGCGCTCGGCCCCGCGCTGGAACTGGTGCACACCGGAAGGGCGCCGACACGGGCCGTCCTCACCGCCGAACTCGGCGTCACCCGCGCCACCGCCGGGGCGGTCGCCGCCGAACTCGAGGCCCTCGGCCTCATCCGCGTCGACTCCAACCCCGGCGCCGCCGCCGGCTCCCAGGGCCGGCCCTCGCACCGCCTCGCCGTCGACGAGAAGGGCCCCGTCGCCCTCGCCGCCCAGGTCCACGCCGACGGCTTCCGCGCCGCCCTCGTCGGCCTCGGCGGCACCATCGTCGCCACCGCCCCCGGCTGCGTCACCGTCTCCGCCGACCCCGCGCAGGTCCTCGGCGCCGTCGTCGACGCCGGTGCCGCGCTGCTCCGCGAGAGCGGCCGCCGCTGCGTGGGCGCCGGGCTCGCCGCCCCCTCCGCCGTGGCCGAGCCCGAAGGTACCGCGCTCAATCCGCTGCACCTCGCCTGGCCCGCCGGTGCGCAGGTCCGGCAGATCTTCGCCGAGCGGGTACGGGCCGCCGGTATCGAAGGCCCCGCCTTCACCGGCAACGACGTGAACCTCGCCGCCCTCGCCGAGCACCGCCACGGCGCCGGGCGCGGCGCCCGCGACCTGCTGTGCGTGGCCACCGGCCACCGGGGCGTCGGCGGCGCGCTCGTCCTCGACGGGCGCCTGCACACGGGCAGCGCGGGCCTCGCCCTGGAGGTCGGCCACCTCACGGTGAACCCGGAGGGCCGCCCCTGCCACTGCGGCAGCCGGGGCTGCCTGGACGTCGAGACCGACCCGCTCGCCTTCCTGACCGTCGCGGGCCGCACCCCCGGCCCCGAGGTCTCCCTGCTCCAGCAGTCCCGCGACCTGCTGCGCACCAGCCCCGACGACCCGGGCGTCCGGGTCGCCGTCGGGGAGCTGATCGACCGTCTGGGCCTCGGCCTCGCGGGCCTGGTGAACATCCTCAACCCGGACCGGATCATCCTGGGCGGCCTCCACCGGGAACTCCTCGACGCCGACCCGGAGCGCCTCCGCGCGGTCGTCGCCGACCGCAGCCTCTGGGGCCGCAGCGGCGGTGTACCGATCCTCCCCTGCACCCTGGACCACAACAGCCTCGTGGGCGCCGCCGAGCTGGCCTGGCAGCCGGTCCTGGACGACCCGCTGGCCGCTTTGAGCCGCGAGGCGGTCTGA
- a CDS encoding MFS transporter — MPLLNKVRMAVSGGSGGDTATDALPRLRSALTLFFALDGFLFAGWVVRIPAVKQQTGASAGDLGLALLGVSAGAVITMTLTGRLCRRYGAHTVTVVTAVLLSLSVALPALTRSPLALGLVLLVFGAAYGGINVAMNSAAVDLVTALRRPVMPSFHAAFSLGGMLGAGLGGLLAGSLSPTAHLLGLTGVGLVLTAAAGPVLLRHPSPATPESLTPTPAPGDGGGARPSKAARRTVLVFGVIALCTAYGEGALADWGALHLEQDLGAHPGVAAAGYSVFALTMTAGRLSGTALLERLGQTRTLVAGGATAAAGMLLGALAPTVWATLLGFAVTGLGLANIFPVAVARAGAVAGPGGVATASTLGYGGMLLGPPSIGFLADLISLPVALTTVAVLAAGAAAMGYWARNAGESRAG; from the coding sequence GTGCCGCTACTAAACAAAGTGCGGATGGCCGTATCGGGGGGTTCCGGCGGAGACACCGCCACCGACGCCCTGCCCCGCCTCCGCTCCGCCCTGACCCTCTTCTTCGCCCTCGACGGCTTCCTGTTCGCCGGCTGGGTGGTCCGGATCCCCGCCGTCAAGCAGCAGACCGGCGCCTCGGCCGGAGATCTCGGCCTCGCCCTCCTCGGGGTCTCGGCGGGCGCCGTGATCACCATGACCCTGACGGGCCGTCTGTGCCGCCGTTACGGCGCGCACACCGTCACCGTGGTGACCGCCGTCCTCCTTTCGCTCTCCGTCGCCCTGCCGGCGCTGACCCGCTCCCCGCTCGCGCTCGGACTCGTCCTGCTCGTCTTCGGCGCCGCGTACGGCGGCATCAACGTCGCGATGAACAGCGCCGCCGTCGACCTCGTGACCGCGCTGCGGCGCCCGGTGATGCCGAGCTTCCACGCCGCGTTCAGCCTCGGCGGCATGCTGGGCGCGGGGCTCGGCGGGCTGCTCGCCGGAAGCCTGTCCCCCACCGCTCATCTGCTGGGCCTCACGGGCGTCGGGCTGGTCCTGACCGCCGCCGCCGGGCCCGTACTCCTGCGGCACCCCTCCCCCGCCACGCCGGAGTCCCTCACGCCCACGCCCGCCCCCGGGGACGGCGGCGGCGCGCGGCCGTCCAAAGCGGCGCGGCGCACCGTGCTCGTCTTCGGGGTGATCGCGCTCTGCACGGCGTACGGCGAAGGCGCGCTCGCCGACTGGGGCGCGCTCCATCTCGAACAGGACCTCGGCGCACACCCCGGGGTCGCCGCCGCCGGGTACTCCGTCTTCGCCCTGACGATGACCGCCGGGCGTCTTTCCGGCACCGCCCTGCTCGAACGCCTCGGCCAGACCCGCACCCTGGTCGCGGGCGGCGCGACGGCCGCCGCCGGGATGCTGCTCGGCGCGCTCGCACCCACCGTCTGGGCCACGCTCCTCGGCTTCGCGGTGACCGGTCTCGGACTCGCCAACATCTTCCCCGTCGCCGTGGCCCGCGCGGGCGCGGTGGCCGGACCCGGCGGGGTGGCGACGGCGTCCACGCTGGGCTACGGAGGGATGCTGCTCGGGCCGCCGTCCATCGGCTTCCTCGCCGACCTGATCTCGCTGCCCGTGGCACTCACCACGGTCGCGGTGCTCGCCGCCGGAGCGGCGGCGATGGGCTACTGGGCACGGAACGCCGGGGAGTCCAGGGCGGGTTGA
- a CDS encoding maleylpyruvate isomerase family mycothiol-dependent enzyme, translating to MKIAEHIDALEEAGRALADAAAEAGPDAEVPTCPEWRIRDLLRHTAKVHRWATDLVVERRTSPLPPAEGPDLDGDALLAYYREGHTALVAALRAAPETLECWTFLPAPSPLASWARRQAHETTVHRADAESALAAGPGPVDPAVAADGIDELLRGFHGRDRSRVRTTEPRTLRMRTTDTGDAWTVRLSADEPPRTEREDAAAATGSAAAETPDAELSGPADRLYLMLWNRLPVEAVTLTGDEGLARLWRENSGI from the coding sequence ATGAAGATCGCGGAGCACATCGACGCACTGGAAGAGGCCGGCCGGGCCCTGGCGGACGCGGCGGCGGAGGCCGGCCCGGACGCGGAGGTGCCGACCTGCCCCGAGTGGCGGATCAGGGACCTCCTCCGGCACACGGCGAAGGTGCACCGCTGGGCCACTGACCTGGTGGTCGAGCGGCGCACCTCGCCCCTGCCGCCGGCCGAAGGACCGGACCTCGACGGCGACGCGCTGCTCGCGTACTACCGCGAGGGCCACACGGCCCTGGTGGCGGCGCTCCGGGCGGCGCCCGAGACGCTGGAGTGCTGGACCTTCCTGCCCGCGCCTTCGCCGCTGGCGTCCTGGGCACGGCGGCAGGCCCACGAGACGACCGTCCACCGTGCGGACGCCGAGTCCGCGCTCGCGGCCGGCCCCGGGCCGGTGGACCCGGCCGTCGCCGCCGACGGCATCGACGAACTGCTGCGGGGCTTCCACGGCCGGGACCGCAGCCGGGTCCGTACGACCGAGCCCCGGACCCTGCGGATGCGGACGACGGACACCGGCGACGCCTGGACCGTACGCCTGTCGGCGGACGAACCGCCCCGGACGGAGCGCGAGGACGCGGCGGCAGCGACGGGGAGCGCGGCGGCGGAAACACCTGACGCCGAACTGAGCGGCCCCGCCGACCGGTTGTACCTGATGCTCTGGAACCGGCTGCCCGTCGAGGCGGTGACGCTCACCGGCGACGAGGGACTCGCCCGGCTGTGGCGGGAGAACTCCGGGATCTGA
- a CDS encoding response regulator transcription factor: MIRVLLADDQSLVRAGFRALLDAQPDIEVAGEAADGADAVEGVRTLRPDVVLMDIRMPRLDGLEATRRITDDPDLGEVRVVMLTTFELDEYVFEAIRAGASGFLVKDTEPEELLRAVRAVVHGDALLSPGVTRRLIEEFAARSKAPGVTAALGVLTEREREVMALVGIGLSNVEIARRLVVSPLTAKTHVSRAMVKLGARDRAQLVVLAYESGLVRPGWLG; the protein is encoded by the coding sequence GTGATCCGTGTGCTGCTGGCCGATGACCAGTCGCTGGTACGGGCGGGGTTCCGCGCCTTGCTCGACGCCCAGCCGGACATCGAGGTGGCGGGCGAGGCGGCCGACGGCGCCGACGCGGTGGAGGGGGTGCGGACCCTGCGCCCCGACGTGGTCCTCATGGACATCCGCATGCCCCGGCTCGACGGCCTCGAGGCCACCCGGCGCATCACGGACGACCCGGACCTCGGCGAGGTCCGGGTCGTCATGCTGACCACCTTCGAACTCGACGAGTACGTCTTCGAGGCGATCCGCGCCGGGGCCTCCGGCTTCCTCGTCAAGGACACCGAGCCGGAGGAACTGCTCCGCGCCGTCCGCGCGGTCGTCCACGGTGACGCCCTGCTCTCGCCGGGCGTCACCCGTCGGCTGATCGAGGAGTTCGCCGCCCGCTCCAAGGCCCCGGGGGTCACCGCCGCGCTCGGCGTGCTGACCGAGCGGGAGCGGGAGGTGATGGCCCTGGTGGGGATCGGTCTGTCGAACGTGGAGATCGCCCGCCGCCTCGTCGTCAGCCCGCTCACCGCCAAGACCCACGTCAGCCGCGCCATGGTGAAGCTCGGCGCCCGGGACCGCGCCCAACTCGTCGTCCTCGCCTACGAGTCGGGGCTCGTGCGGCCGGGATGGCTGGGCTGA
- a CDS encoding sensor histidine kinase gives MDQERTGGRGHRHEDGPLAHGRERASGRRRGPGWRGHGIAESRLDGREPHHPRRPGSRGLPWRSTVLITLIVMAGTGFAARNQPDREAVDALGRALLLLGAAPLLFRYRWPVPVVFTVAAVTLGYLVAGYPYGPVFVLIAVACFAAVVRGHRTAAAWALGLLWTGHLLLSHWLYQWLPPAGDGPAPWGQELPAAAFAVAVLAASETVRVRREQRAQLRAERAAAERRRADEERLRMARELHDVLAHSISVINVQAGVGLALLDSDPEQARTALTTIKAASKEALGEVRQVLDTLRTPGDAPRAPAPGLDRLPELVEQAAATGLTVTVATSGPRTALPPGADLAAFRIAQEALTNVVRHSGSRTARVRIAYGSGRVDLTVDNEGPATGTEAGGSGNGLAGMRERAAALGGTIEAGARPDGGFRVHAVLPLRTEETS, from the coding sequence ATGGACCAGGAGCGGACCGGCGGGCGCGGGCACCGGCACGAGGACGGACCCCTCGCACACGGACGCGAACGCGCGAGCGGACGACGTCGCGGGCCCGGGTGGCGCGGGCACGGCATCGCGGAGTCCCGGCTCGACGGCCGGGAGCCCCACCACCCCCGCCGCCCCGGCAGCCGTGGCCTGCCCTGGCGCTCCACCGTCCTCATCACCCTGATCGTCATGGCCGGGACCGGCTTCGCCGCCCGCAACCAGCCCGACCGCGAGGCGGTCGACGCGCTCGGGCGCGCCCTGCTGCTCCTCGGGGCGGCGCCGCTGCTGTTCCGCTACCGGTGGCCCGTACCCGTGGTGTTCACCGTCGCGGCCGTCACCCTCGGCTACCTCGTGGCCGGATACCCGTACGGCCCGGTCTTCGTCCTGATCGCCGTCGCCTGCTTCGCTGCCGTCGTACGCGGTCACCGCACCGCCGCCGCATGGGCCCTCGGCCTCCTCTGGACCGGCCACCTGCTGCTCTCGCACTGGCTCTACCAGTGGCTGCCCCCGGCGGGTGACGGCCCGGCCCCCTGGGGACAGGAGCTCCCGGCGGCGGCGTTCGCCGTCGCCGTACTGGCCGCCTCCGAGACCGTACGGGTGCGGCGCGAGCAGCGGGCGCAGCTGCGGGCCGAGCGGGCTGCCGCCGAGCGGCGCCGCGCCGACGAGGAGCGGCTCCGCATGGCCCGGGAGCTCCACGACGTGCTCGCCCACTCGATCTCCGTGATCAACGTGCAGGCCGGCGTCGGCCTGGCCCTCCTCGACTCCGACCCCGAGCAGGCCCGCACCGCGCTGACCACCATCAAGGCGGCCAGCAAGGAGGCGCTCGGCGAGGTGCGCCAGGTCCTCGACACCCTCCGTACGCCCGGCGACGCACCGCGCGCCCCGGCCCCCGGGCTCGACCGGCTCCCCGAACTCGTCGAACAGGCCGCCGCCACCGGTCTCACCGTCACCGTGGCGACGAGCGGACCGCGTACGGCCCTGCCACCGGGCGCCGACCTCGCCGCCTTCCGGATCGCGCAGGAGGCCCTCACCAACGTGGTGCGCCACTCCGGTTCCCGTACGGCCCGGGTACGGATCGCGTACGGCTCCGGCCGGGTGGACCTGACGGTCGACAACGAGGGCCCCGCCACCGGGACCGAGGCGGGCGGCAGCGGCAACGGGCTCGCCGGGATGCGGGAGCGGGCCGCCGCCCTCGGTGGCACCATCGAGGCGGGCGCCCGCCCGGACGGCGGCTTCCGCGTCCACGCCGTACTCCCGCTCCGCACCGAGGAGACCTCGTGA